ATGGCTCTGAAAGgtctttgaggttttttatgTACATTGTATGGTGTAGAGTAGTCATTAGAGACAGTTGAATTGAAATTACACTAACTTGATTTGGTGAAGCATTTTCAGTTAGTTATTCCATCCTGAAAGATTTTGACCAGAGGGTGGAAGTAGAACCTTAGGGATATTTAAAAGTCTGCTAACTCTACTGAATTTACAGCTTGCAACAAATGAAACCTAAAGTACTGTTTATGAGGTGCTGCAGAAAACCTAAATGTCTCAGTCTCTGCCATGCTGCTGGAACATGAAAATCAAAGATTCAGTGTCAGGATGGAGCCCGTTTGCCCCGAGTTTGttgaaggagctgctgctaaatgtgtgtgtttgttaAATGTGTCCACAGGACGTGCGAGGTCCTGCAGGCTGTGAGTGAGGAGGAGAAGATCTACCACGTCACTTCTGCCCCCATGACAGGCCACCAGCCCAGAGACTTTGTGATCCTGGTGTCCCAAAGGCAGCCCTGCAGGCCACAGTGAGTATGGCTCTCATTTTAACTCTGGATTTTAACTCCAGATTTCATGGCCACAGTCTGGTGACCTTGACCTGTCACCAGATGACAGAGATGGCACTTTACTTTCTAAGGAGTGAGATTCCTTTGTTGATGCCTGATTTGCGTTGCAATGTGAAGGTGCAGTGAAAGAAATCCAGATCGTCACAAATTTTTAGCATGTGCCAGTCTGGATTCTTTGATAGTGAGTCTTTGGGAGTGGGCAAATAGGGCAGAATTTCAAATAGGcaaataggggaaaaaaatcatgtccCAGAGAGCCTGTCAGTGGGCTGAAGCACCCAGCTgggagtttgttttttgtttgtttgaagtGACTTTGTACTCCCATCCCATGTAATTACAGAGTTTTTAGCCAGGGAAGTGCTTGAAACCTCACATATTTATTGTATCTGTACATTCTGCCAAGTCCCTTGCTCATTTTAACAcactctgctttttaaagttttattattttttattagatttcCTTTTGTTCTACATAGTGAAACATGGGCAAATTGAATCTTTTGGTGTATCTCACCTTTCTTCATCCTGTTTCTCTTCTCACATTCAGTAATTCTTCAAGTTAGCACTAAAGGCAGTATTCTGTACTGTCCTGGTTTCCCCCTCCATGAGGGGATTGAATGAGTTTGGATACTTTTACTATGGCCACACTATAAACCCTCTGGGTAAGGGCTTTTCCCTGAGGCTGTAAAGGTgggctgaggagagcagggtaaattaaaaagaaaaggtgggGAATTGTTCTCTGTCTGCCACAGAGGTCTCCTGGACTGGAGTCTGTGCTGAAGCCTCACTGAGACTCAGCAGGGCCCAGGCTTTGAACCAGGAGCGTTGAAAACACCCGAGCTCCTCTGCCCTCCTGTGGAAATGGCATGTTGTGGTCACTTCCCTGAGCGTTTCTAACAAGAGGAAGGGTGTGATGcttgtccctgccctgcagggagccctACACCGTGGCTGTGAGATCAGTGACCCTCAAGGCGATGCCCCCGAGCCCGGAGTTCTGCAGGAGTGAAATCCTCTGTGCCGGGTTCCAGATctacagcaacagcagcagctcctgcactgtgAGTAGCCCTGCAGggccccctgccctgtgccccctgccctggggctgtcaccTCACCTCAGCTGACAGTCTgcaaagggaaagcaaagcacCTCCCAAAAAAAGAGTTCAGTCTGGGTGTGTGGAGTCTGTCTTGTCCAACCTGACTGTTAGAAATGAGCTCTAAACCAAGCACTGGAGGCTGCCCTGCCCCTCCAGGGTCATTCACTGAGTCCTCTAGAGGATGTGCAGTACTGGTCTCTGGTGGtgtgtctctctctttttactGACTACAAAGGCCGAGGAATTAGTTCAAATTAAATCCCTCACTTGAACTTTCATATGCCAGGAATCACACAATCTGATTCCCATCTCTGGACCCATGCCAAGGGAAGGCTAAAACTTTGCCAtttaagaaaacacatttctgaaaacttACAGCAGCTCTTGGTGGCTGCAGTTCCCTTTTTCAGGCAACAGCCTCGTTCACAAAGCACACATATTTAACTGTTATGCACAGTGTTTCTTGCTGCGCTGCTCTGTACATTTACCTGCAGATGCTGGAGGATCTGAGAGCAGCAAGGACACCCAGATCACTGGAGTGCTGTAAAAAAGGCATGCCTTTTGCAAAATTATTGCCTTCAGTTTCAGAAGCACTGTGTGCTTCTATTCACATCCATAAAAACTGTGGTACTCATCCAGGCTCTGCAAAAAAATGGCTAACTTGCAATCCATAGgctttttgtttaatttacttTTGTTCAAACAGGTGTGTTACTTCAATCAAGTGACATCAGGAGTTATGCCTTACTTAGCTGCAAATCTTACTGGCTCATCAAAATCCATTGAAGACACTGCTATGGAATGTATAAAGTTCTTAGAGCTGAAAGACAGCGAGTGCTGAAGTTAAAAACAGATTGCTGAAGGGAAATCTGAAGATTATCAAGCAGTTCTGGTTTAAATTCCTGCAAGGGTGTCAATCATTCTTCTGTAGGTTACTTGCTTCAGATCATGTAGTCAGTACTGGGCTTCAGACTGAAAATACCTGGTATAAGCATTTCCTATCAAACCAAGCTTAGGCCTTAGGCTCTAAATTcaatctttaatttaaaaaagattaaGGAACAGATTCTGCTTCTGATTGCATTAATGAATTTTATATAAATGGAGGCAGAACTTGGCTCAGTAGAGCTGTAGTTCATAAgattatttcactgttttaatGCTACATTGAACAGAGTGGCATCCAGGCAGTTTTAAAACACTTGTAATCTGCAGAAACAGTGCTACCAAGTAGCTTTGCCAGTGCTCTAACCTGGCCGTGCAGGTCCTTGCACACCCATTGTTTATAAACTGATTTCAGCCCATGTCAATTAGTGTGTGCTTTAGTACTTGTCTGTTTATCTGTGGCTCCCAATAAATTATTGTTCCTGATGTTACAGGCTCTCCACAGATTTCATTACAGTACTTTGGGGGTGCAGAaggctgccctgcagtgctggtgggtcctgcaggagagctgtgagCTCCAgcctctgtgccagctgtgcccctggagcaACCCACAACAGCAACTCCTGGATGCTCCTCACCAGCAAACACACTGCCCTGGAGGGGACGGctccaggggctctgctgggctctctgctttgtttgctgCTCCTGTTTGAGCTCAGCGATCTGTTCAGAGCCTTTTGGATCCTGGAGAGGACCTGGGGGGAAGGGGAGCAAAGcacaagagctgcagcactggcacactCGATGTCACTGCGGTGTCACCACTGCCAGGGTGAGAGCTCATGGGGCTGCACAATTCCCACTGGACACACCTTCAGCTGGCCCAGCAGCCagaccagagctgctgcagggatttgCAGGCTGCAGaaccccccagcaccccccagtCTGCAGGTGAGAAGTGTGGCAAGGGAGGCACCGAGGGGAGCCCTGGGGGTGTCAGTCTCCAGTGCCCCCTGGCCTGTGGCTCAgtttggcacagctctgcctgccgGGCTGCTCCACCGGGCTGTGCTTCACCAGGAATGCAGGGAGGAACACGGCTCCTGGCCTCTGGCTCAGCCACAGGGACCACAGACCCAGACCCAAACCTGGATCAGCATTTCCCTCACGTGGGTACAATGCAGCACCTCACTCTAGGAGCACGGGCAGCCCCCTCCAGAGCACAGAAGCCACCAAGGTCGTGCTTGCCCTCTCCCAGCCGAGGCGGGTCCAGTTCCCTGCGGCAGCAGCTGTATCCCCCACCCTTCACCCAGGtgaaggcagagcagccccgGGCTGCACAGGTAACCCGAAATCGCAGCGCTGGTGAAGAGAGACCCCTAATGTTGGCTCTGCACACAGGCACCGGGGacagccagctccaggcactgcacGTGAACGGATTTACACCTTCTGCAGGTGCTTTCCAAACACCTCCAGCACTTCACCCTCTGTGAAATACCAGAGGGTGCATCTAATGAGTAGTTTTGTCCAGCAGTTACAGCTCAGattgctctgcaggagctggagatcAGCCCCTCCTTAATTCATAGAATAGAAAGGGAAATGCTTCTTAACCTGGGATAAAGGTCCGTTGCCAAAATGTCCACGTTAAACTGACAGCTTTGAGCTTTTATCCAATAGTTAATTAGAACTCCATAATTAATCCTTGGTTTCATTCACATCCACTCCTCTTCcccatttaaaaatgtgctcTGATTAATACAAACTGAACATACACCCACTATCTCCgtctccacagcagcaccaagatACCTAAAACATGACCTCTTAACCACTGTATTCTTTAgcagcattttattaaaaataattacctgTACAAATATAAGATACCTCCACACAATTTCATTCCCCGTATTTGTATTTTGCTGCAAGCAAAGTGTGTGAGGCGAGTTCAGGATGCACTTCTCCAGTAATACTGATGGCTGCAGGAATTCTGGAGTTGgtttcctaatttttcttttccatttccaccAGTTTTTCTAAGGCTGcagtttccatttaaaaataataagtcTGCCATAAAGCAGGCAGGtgcaatacaaaaaaaatttacccCCAGCTTATCAAGGCATGGAAACACTGCAGATTTTTGGGcgttttctttgaaaaagaagaaaataaactaagaAAGCTTCTCACTTGCTCTCCTATTCTTCAGGGTGTGTTTCACCACGGGTTTCAGAGGAAGGGCTTGATTCTGTTAGTGAATACACTCAAATGACCCAATGTGCACGACCAGTCAGGTTAATGGCTTAGAATCACAACCACAACCATCAGGAGCTGCACCCCAAGCTCGGCAGCCCTCAGGGCTGATCTGTAACTTCACCACCAGACTGCTCGAGCTGGAACGTATGCAGGAATAAGTTCATTATTCctaaaacaaaaaggcaaaaccaaactGGAATCCGACAATAACCTTCAAAAAACACCCACAATTCCTTTAATAAAATAGCCACTTGCTGTGTTCCTGTTGTTCCCAGCCTCACAGTGAGCCAGGCAACTTTGGGGGGCAAAATGGGAAAACGAGGAGAGACAAAAACCCAAgaattcctctgcagcctgcgTGACTTTCTGGATCCTGTCTCTggagtgcagcagtgcaggagaaCTGTCTGGGAGCCAGGAGGCCTTCAGAACGTGACAACTTTGGGTGGCTtgggctgggctctctgcagcgCCGGCGCGGCCGCGACGTCCTCGTGGTCAGCGCTCAGGCCGGGGGTCCAGCGCCCGACCGtcacctgctctgcaggacacaacacagcagtgacagggccagctctgcacggcctggcagggcagcacagccagcactgctcacagggAATCAATGACACGGCCCCCACACCAGCCTCTGCAGACTGAGGCTGGCCCAATCTGCCTGGGGaaactgggagctgcagtgcctggactcctctgccagctctcaCCTGTCTTCCTGCACCTGGACACACTCTGCACAATGCACACTGGATCTCAAAGAGCATCACAGCTCCTGCCAATGGCGTCAACAGTTCCCACTAACTCAGCTGGTTTtaaccagcagctccagttttgGAAGAAGTCCCTTAGGAGAATAAGCAGCACTTACAGTCTTCATTATGGATGGTAAAGTTACCAGAAAAAGGTAGGGAAAATCTGGTTACAGGCTTCTAAAACATCAGTCACCCAAGTGGGCACAGCCTCACTACTTGCAGATGAGTTTGGGGAAATTTCAGAGCCTTCTGGTGTCATAAACTTCTGTCATACCAATTCAGACTGAGTCTGACCCATTCTAAACTGGCAAAGCAGCACACACCTACAATCCTACATATGATCTCAGACGTAAAAATATCATAAATAGAGGATCAGATATAGAAAATGCCATATATATTTCTTATATAAATTTCACCAAAGTGGCTTATTATTGTCTGTCATagaaacaaagtagaaaaacacacagatgtGTCATTACTCCAGTAACAGGATCATTCTTCAAACCCTTGTCTGATGCTTTGCCTCCTGCCGCACAGAGGGGGTTTGGGGtatctaatttaatttttccaccCAGATGGAAAGCTGAAGGACACATAAGAAAGCAGTTTATTAGCTGTGAATCCAGCTGGACAGATGTCCTTAGTCCCTGTCCAGGGTGGCTGAcacacctgcctgcacacaCCACCACCCTGCACCTGGCATTGGGTTCAGCTCCAGCACTTCACACTGGAAtctgcaaaaagcagcagccagttctgctgcacagctgcccaACTGTGAACAGCAGCACAACTACAGccaaaaaaatacagattatttcATATGGCCTCCAGATACCGACAAGATGAactttcttattaaaaaaaaacaattatctTAGTTTTGCATTGCAACTTCCTGCCTCCTGCACACCCTCCCTGAGTGTCCCAACAAAAGGTCACCTCTGCAGCTTCCAAGTTCTCTTCCCAAAGCCTTTCCCCTGACCACAgtggtgcagagcagcagctgaacactgCTGGACCCACACCCACCCCACACCCCCCGCAGCTCACCTGCattctgcttctctgggcagtccTTCTTGAAGTGTTCCACAGAGCCACAAAGTTTGCAGCCCCCACCTGTTCACACAGAAAGCTGTTACTCATCTGAGGGGGGggaaaacaccacaaaacacccaaaaaacacccaacccAACACCCTCCCTGTGTCTGTGAGGGATAGAGCTGTTTGGGATCGCACTGTTCTGTACAGCACCTCACTCCACAAATTCCAGCCACTGCTTACTGGGTATCTCTGATTTGCTGGAAGCTCTCTTTCTGAGAAGCAAGCTGAATTCTGCTGAAATCCATACTAAACAGAACCTTTAAAATTGACAAGGGTTCCTGAGAGGCAGGTGATCCACCTGCAGGTACTGAGATGTGAAATTCTACACAACACAAAGTTACACAAGACAGACACTTGAAAGCAAGGTGATTTTTGTTCCACTTTTAACTGGGCTGCAAAGAGCACCTTCTGGAGTTTGGCAAGACCCCACTTTTGTGCTGGGCAACACCAGGAGACAAAATGCTGGTTGTTGGAGCTAAGGGAGAAGTGAAACCCTCAAAGTCAGACCCCAACTCCCATTAAAGTTACCCAGACTGAAGATACTCTCTCCCTTTAGTGGGAGCCCCTGTTTTGCCACCTCTCAGAATCTTAAGCTACTTGGGTGCACGTACATGTAAATACACATTCACACAGGATTTTGCTTCTTTGTGCATTTCCTGATACTGTGTGGCACTTTGCACCTCATCCCATCATTTAATACTAAACCTACACATAAAACAGAAATCCTCCAGCTAATTATTCGACAGTGAATTCCACAGAACTACTCTGCTTTTACTGAAAGACACACAAGAATTCCTTTTAGCCACATTCCTATTCACTTGCAGTGCTCTGTATCAGGTAAGGACAcggaaatttaattttactaaATTTAGTGGATCAGTACACTCACCTTCAGCATACAACCCCTTGGGATTATCCGGACACGACCTGGACAGATGCCCCATCTCACCACAGATGAAACATTTTGCATATGGAAATGGCCCTGCAAAATCCCACAGGGTTTATGGTCCACATCAAAACCTTCCTGAAGCCACAGACCCAACACAGTGCAATGACAACATTTTAATCACTTCACGCTATAAATTAGTCAGGCTCCTCGTATCATActgcaaaaatttaaatttctaacTCACGAAGCCTCAGGGTCAACAGTTAGACAATTTTAGACACATGGTGACTTCACAACACCACAAATTCCTGAcacccaccagcagctggaTCCACCTTGGCTCTGCACTTGCTGAGGTCGTGCTCTGTGGATCCACAGCGGTAGCagatccctgtccccatgtcctggctctccagcactgcaggacaaTCAGCCACGCCGTGGCCAGGCTCTCTGCAGTGGAAACACAcctgggaagaggaaaatgcagcGATTCTGTGAGTGGCACTCAAAATCTGGAAATCTCAGCCCCACAGGGCCTAAAGAGTAAACACAGTTTTGTCTCCAGGAGAAAGCAGCCAGGAAGGAACTTTGTGCTCTGCCATCAAActgtgctctgtgccaccaAACCACGTTATTATGGGCACTTTTCTCCTTCAACCAGCaccacacagaaattaaaataaataaacaaaccacaCACAGAAATTACTTGGGTTAGTTGCACCCAGGAACCAAGAcgggctgggggctcctggaaggggcagggggaacagtgctgagccaggagagccaTGCTAAAGGCCACGATTGGAgctgaaagactttttttccatctttttttgaAACATCTTTTGTTCCAAACTTCACATCTTTCATCTGAAACACgctgtgcctgtggctgggTAGTGAGAGAGACCTGTGCCTCCCACATGGGGTTCTCTTTTAACAAGAATGAGGGAAAGTGACTGGGGGCTATAAAGGGGAAATTCCAAGGGAAAATGCACTGGCTATTCCCTGGATAagaccacacacacacacacaccacaatCCAGGCAGGACTAACAGGAGAGTGGAGCTGGGCAGTCCTGCCAAAATCCTTGCAGAGGAAGGCACCTTGCAGCTGATCAGCCACACAGCAGTTGAAAGGCAAGGGAGATAAAGGAGGATGTTCTGTTGgatcagcagctgtgctgaaatcCCTCTCCTTGGGCTGACCACATCCCACCCCAGGGTTACCTCAGGGGCTGTCCTGAGTGACCCTGGTCCAAGGCACGGCCACCCCTAACTGAGATGTGCGACTGAAATCACTTAATCTCCACctcaatgcaaataaaacagcatAAAAGTGTCAATAAAAGCACGGGGAGAAGTTTGGGAAGAGTCCACCGCAGGCTGCGGGATCAGCTGAGCCCGTCTCTTCCCCACAGGCCGCCGTCGGTGAGCTGCGCTCTGTGCCAGCTTTACCAGAGTTAGATTTGTCGGCGCAGGGCTTTAATCAGACTGCTTTGGGCACTTCAGCAGTCAGAGGCTGCCAGCGGCATCCCTCCAGCGTACATTTCATTACAAAGGGTGTGACTGTGTGCGCGGAGCCGGCACGCTCCCCGCACGGCAGGGCTCGGATCGGAAGGCAAGGTTGGTCCCTTTTCTCCCCGCGGCTGCAGGGCAGGCCTCACCATGGcgttcttcttcctctcctgcctcctcagcctcctgctctccctccgCCTGTCCTTCCTCCtcgcctcctcctcctccgcctgggggggggggggggggggggggggggggggggggggggggggggggggggggggggggggggggggggggggggggggggggggggggggggggggggggggggggggggggggggggggggggggggggggggggggggggggggggggggggggggggggggggggggggggggggggcggctctTGGCCGCCCGCGGCTCGGGCTCGGcgctcagctgctcccagggggTGGCGGGCAGCGCCCGGGCCTCGGGCGGGGCGTTCCGCCGGGCCCAGCGGGTCATGGATCGGGCCGGGGacggcaccggcaccggcaccggcaccgcctGGGCGCGGGAAAAGGATCCGGGCCCCGCACGGCCGCGCCGCGCCGCGCTCGGCGATGAcgggagggaaggggaggagaagggcaggaggaagaggcGGAGCGGGGGCAGCGGGACGGGGCTGAGGGGAGAGGGTTGGGGAAGAGGGGAGATGGAGCCCGAGATGAGGAGAAAGGGAGCCCAGCATGAGGGGAGAGGGAACCCGGAGTGAAAGATTACGGGGGATCAGAAGGAAAGAGTGGGACGGGGCTTTGGGGAAAGAGGGCCCGGGCTGAGGAGAAGGGTGTGTGGGGATGCGAGGCCGCAGGTGAGGTGCTGGGGGGAGAGGAGGCgctggggctgaggggatggagggagcaggggtGAGGGAAAAGGGATGAGAGCGTGGGGTGCCAGTGCTGAGGGgaatcgtggaatggtttgggttggaagggactttaaatcccacccatcccacccctgccacggcagggaccccttccagtgtccccagtgtccagcctggccttgggcactgcagggatccaggggcagccacagctgctctgggaattctatcccagccctgcccaccctgccaggaacaattcctgcccaaaatcccacccagccctgccctctggctctgggagccattccctgtgtgctgtcacTCTGATAGCGTAGGGCTAAAATGTTTCTGAGACTTGGGAATGAATGTCGAGCTTTGTCTGCACCTGTGTGATCATCATATGATAAATAGTATGATTGTTAAATATAATGATTGTTTGGTAATTGATTAGAATTATTGTTTAATCATAATAAGAATCACAAGAAAGGATGTTTTGGGAGTCCTGATGAAAATTGCAAGAGTACATGCTTGGGTAAGATCAATGTATACAATAGAACAATAGGGGTTCAGTAATTAATATATAGTCATATAacaaaaatgttataaaaacaTGTCCATCTCGAATCCATGTTGGAGTCAGATTTGGGGTTGTACCCCTGATTCTCAGGGCTCTTCAATAAAAGCACCTGCATATAATCATCCTGTGATTGTGTGTTTCAAACGCTAACAGCTCCAGCcagtcaggaaaattaatccacaaacaccagagggggggggggggggggggggggggggggggggggggggggggggggggggggggggggggggggggggggggggggggggggggggggggggggggggggggggggggggggggggggggggggggggggggggggggggggggggggggggggggggggggggggggggggggggggggggggggggggggggggggctaagCCTTCTACACGTGCTAATCAatgtgtcaggaaaattaatccacaaacaccagagctttatgtccaaaaaggagacagaggagtccttttactttattccaataaagggacAGGCCATGGGgcatcccctgggatctctcagatttttggaggctgcagcctccttttatcccaatttccctctctctttccattGCTGAGgcacttgagaggcacagactgcccaaacacctgacacctgagattcccccTAATGTACAACcctgccttttaatttttaactcttaTACAATTCATAgttttcccccattgcttctttcatcttccaatatccaatttaatTTATCCacaaacctacagtttgtttgtaaataatatctttttccattcatcaatcagtggaatccctcccattgtttcttttatctctcagtgctgcttttatctaccagcagacccacagcttgttTCTAAAGACAAATGGGACATTCGTCTCAAAAGCATTAGTAAAAAGagctaaaatatatatatgagaAGATAACCTTGAAGAGAACCAGAcaaataacactgaaaaaacacCAACCCTCAATTATCAATAACTGTCAAACTGCAGACCAGGGGGCCTCAcgaggaaataaaatacaagacTCTCAAAATCACATCTGTACTATAGCACATACTCTAAGAAGCTGAAGTCAAATAAACTAAAGGCTTCCCAGaacattaaaaaccaaaaggaatGTTTGAATATGTATAATACTCATTAATATGCATTTAACCtatgcagggaaaaaataatatataagaATTGTTCTAGTTAATGGTGTGCTTTTGTTTGCCaaagcaccccagcactggaaACTGTCCCTTTCTTCCcttattaaactttttaaaattctaaacGAGGGGTGACCTGAGCCAGGGTGAatctccagggctgtgctctcagAGGAGCCCACTCAGCAGCTCAAGTAAATGTTTATCGGCCAAATAATGCTCCCCAAAGTCAGGCTGCTGCATCTTGGTTTTAGTATTTCACTCGACCCCCATGGCACTTCCTGCTTGATTTTATAAAGCGTGTGCGTTATACATACACtgtataaaaaaatgtaaagagtATTACACTTTCTCTGGTAGTTGTCCCTGACACCTGGCACAATCTCCCTGGAGGAATTCGCGGATTTTGCCGGTTTTTCAGTGGGTTTTGAGCCCACTAGAGGGAGGTGTGCACAAAGCCTGTTTTAAACTGCACCTctgccaggcagggccagcatGCTTGTTCTAATTGTTCAAGAACAATTAGCGCTGCCTGCAGATAAACATGACTGGTGAACaccaggaaataaaaccagaaggGATCGGTGTTTCATAACCTAAATTTTACAGTTAAAAACACCTCCTTTGCTGATGTGGTTACTTACAGCTCAACCACAGCAAGAGCCCCGGTTGCTCCTGCaacttgctttgctttctgctttggtGAAGTCCTGAATGTGCTGTCCTAACTTTCCCGGCCTGGAATTTTATCTGTGTCTGGGCAGGATCAGCCACCCTTAAAATCCAGGCAGTGGAAAAGGATGTTTAACACCTTCCTGCTAAATCAGTCAGACAGCATTGACCTCAAATACCGCTTATTTGGCAGACGGCACACCAGTTTGTATTTGCACTGCTTTGGGATTTGTTCCAAGTTTACATTACTGGAGCTCCCCTGTACCTGGGCACCAGGTGAGTTAtgagcaaggcagcagcagcgcAAATAATTGTAATATTTTATGCCTCTTTCTTTCATGTTATCCTAAGAAACAACAAATTGTCTGAACACAGCACAGTGTTCATGTGTTCATAATCCTCATACTCCAAAAAGGAGGTTTTGTCTGCTGAAGGAATACCAGAGCTTTTGgctgtacacacacacagctgaTGTTATctttgttaactttttttttttccctgtatggTTTGGGTAGTTAATACTACTTAGCAGAGCGTTAGGGTGACATTTCTGTGGTTTCAATTTGAATGCAAgcctggggagagaaaag
This genomic interval from Ficedula albicollis isolate OC2 chromosome Z, FicAlb1.5, whole genome shotgun sequence contains the following:
- the ZCCHC9 gene encoding zinc finger CCHC domain-containing protein 9, translated to MTRWARRNAPPEARALPATPWEQLSAEPEPRAAKSPQAEEEEARRKDRRRESRRLRRQERKKNAMVCFHCREPGHGVADCPAVLESQDMGTGICYRCGSTEHDLSKCRAKVDPAAGPFPYAKCFICGEMGHLSRSCPDNPKGLYAEGGGCKLCGSVEHFKKDCPEKQNAEQVTVGRWTPGLSADHEDVAAAPALQRAQPKPPKVVTF